In Dysgonomonadaceae bacterium zrk40, one genomic interval encodes:
- a CDS encoding V-type ATP synthase subunit I, whose product MVARMKKFSFLVFHNDYNTFLHELRELGMIHVVEQERKALDSEELQQFLTETRRLNEAKKVLEKVTDKKSPLHPNTASVEEGVLLPDRIAEIENDKSTLAQQLQVSQREREALRPWGNFDPENIERLEEAGYHVNLLVVPDKAYNPEWEERYNAMIIHREGSKSYFVTITKETGLADQLNLEEMKHPELSLLELDKLIVALKKRISEKEEALRQLTADLPSLEAAIKELNTRIFFTRVAHSATRVADEKLLLLQGWAPAAKEQEITAYLEAQEAYYETAEPQPEDDVPIMFANNRFTRLFEPIAELYMLPKYNEIDLTPFFAPFYMIFFGLSLGDIGYGTFLLVVSTLAMIFMKKIGKTMKGMMRLVQILGASTMVCGLLTGGFFGFNIYETHIPFFEKMKDQVYFDNQQMFVLSLILGVIQILFGMFLKIFNRIRQFGFMHALSTIGWVILLLSVIMAVLLPNVMPMGGTVHMAVLGASAILILFFNAPGKNPLLNLGLGLYDTYNMATGLLGDVLSYVRLFALGLSGGILASVFNSLALGLKPDNVVTGSLVFLIIFLFGHAMNIFMNVLGAIVHPMRLTFVEFYKNAEFTGGGKRYEPFKK is encoded by the coding sequence ATGGTAGCAAGAATGAAGAAATTCAGTTTCCTGGTCTTCCACAACGACTACAACACCTTCCTGCATGAGCTGCGGGAGCTGGGGATGATCCATGTGGTGGAACAGGAGCGCAAGGCACTCGACAGTGAGGAGCTGCAACAGTTCCTGACAGAGACACGCCGACTGAACGAAGCCAAAAAGGTGCTGGAGAAGGTGACCGACAAGAAGTCGCCCCTGCACCCCAATACTGCCAGCGTGGAAGAAGGAGTGCTTCTCCCCGATCGGATCGCTGAGATTGAGAACGATAAATCGACGCTCGCACAACAACTGCAGGTGAGTCAGCGGGAACGTGAGGCACTGCGCCCCTGGGGCAATTTTGACCCGGAAAACATTGAACGGCTGGAGGAGGCGGGATACCACGTCAACCTTCTCGTCGTTCCGGATAAAGCATACAATCCGGAGTGGGAGGAGCGCTACAACGCCATGATCATCCACCGCGAGGGTTCGAAGAGCTATTTCGTCACCATCACCAAAGAAACCGGTCTGGCCGACCAGCTCAACCTGGAGGAGATGAAGCATCCCGAGTTGTCGCTGCTGGAGCTCGACAAGCTGATTGTTGCCCTGAAAAAGCGAATCAGCGAGAAAGAAGAGGCTCTCAGGCAGTTGACAGCCGATTTGCCCTCACTGGAGGCAGCAATAAAAGAGCTGAACACCCGTATCTTCTTCACACGCGTGGCTCACAGCGCCACCCGTGTAGCTGATGAGAAGCTGCTGCTGCTGCAAGGGTGGGCCCCCGCCGCCAAGGAGCAAGAGATCACAGCCTACCTGGAAGCACAGGAGGCTTACTATGAGACGGCGGAGCCACAACCGGAAGATGATGTCCCCATCATGTTTGCCAACAACCGCTTCACCCGTCTCTTCGAGCCGATCGCAGAACTCTACATGCTGCCGAAGTACAACGAAATCGACCTCACCCCCTTCTTCGCTCCCTTCTACATGATCTTCTTCGGTCTCTCACTGGGCGATATCGGTTACGGCACCTTCCTGCTGGTGGTCTCCACCCTGGCGATGATCTTCATGAAGAAGATCGGCAAAACCATGAAGGGGATGATGAGGCTGGTGCAGATCCTGGGAGCGTCCACCATGGTGTGCGGCCTTCTTACAGGTGGGTTCTTCGGCTTCAATATTTACGAGACCCATATCCCCTTCTTCGAGAAGATGAAGGATCAGGTCTACTTCGACAATCAGCAGATGTTCGTGCTCTCCCTGATCCTAGGGGTGATACAGATCCTCTTCGGCATGTTCCTGAAGATCTTCAACCGCATCCGTCAATTCGGATTCATGCACGCCCTCTCCACCATCGGATGGGTCATACTGTTGCTGAGCGTGATCATGGCTGTACTTTTACCAAACGTGATGCCGATGGGGGGAACGGTTCACATGGCGGTGTTGGGTGCTTCAGCCATCCTGATACTCTTCTTCAATGCTCCGGGCAAGAACCCGCTGCTCAACCTGGGACTGGGACTCTACGACACCTACAACATGGCAACCGGATTGCTTGGCGACGTGCTTTCCTATGTCCGTCTCTTCGCTCTGGGTCTCTCGGGAGGCATCCTGGCCAGCGTCTTCAACAGCCTGGCCCTCGGTCTGAAGCCGGACAACGTGGTGACCGGGTCGCTGGTCTTCCTGATCATCTTCCTCTTCGGCCATGCCATGAACATCTTCATGAACGTGCTGGGTGCGATCGTGCACCCCATGCGACTCACCTTCGTGGAGTTCTACAAGAATGCGGAATTCACCGGTGGAGGGAAACGATACGAACCTTTTAAAAAGTAG
- a CDS encoding V-type ATP synthase subunit D encodes MAIRFQYNKTSRQQLEKQLKVRIRALPTLQNKETALRMEVKKAKKEIELLDEELEKRIHSYDKMVALWSEFDPTLIRVKDVELNRKKIAGVVLPILEKVLFETKPFSLFNRPKWFLDGVKTVEELAEIGIRRDFNEIKLKRLEYARKKTTQKVNLFEKVQIPGYQEAILKIKRYLEDEENLSKSSQKIMRSHQEKRKEEEGSIW; translated from the coding sequence ATGGCAATCAGGTTTCAATATAACAAAACTTCCCGCCAGCAGCTGGAGAAACAGCTGAAGGTGAGGATACGTGCGCTCCCCACCCTACAGAACAAGGAGACGGCGCTGCGTATGGAGGTGAAGAAAGCCAAAAAGGAGATCGAACTGCTGGACGAGGAACTGGAAAAGAGAATACATTCGTACGATAAGATGGTAGCCCTCTGGAGTGAGTTCGACCCTACACTGATACGGGTAAAGGATGTGGAGCTCAACAGAAAAAAAATTGCCGGCGTGGTCCTCCCCATCCTCGAGAAGGTGCTGTTCGAGACCAAACCATTCAGCCTCTTCAACCGGCCCAAATGGTTCCTTGATGGTGTGAAAACCGTGGAGGAGCTGGCGGAGATCGGTATCCGGAGAGACTTCAATGAGATCAAACTGAAAAGGCTCGAATATGCCCGTAAGAAGACCACCCAGAAGGTGAATCTCTTTGAGAAGGTGCAGATACCCGGTTATCAGGAGGCAATCCTGAAGATTAAGCGATACCTGGAAGATGAGGAGAACCTCTCTAAATCGTCGCAGAAGATCATGCGTAGTCACCAGGAGAAAAGAAAAGAGGAGGAGGGTAGCATATGGTAG
- a CDS encoding V-type ATP synthase subunit B, translating to MAKAFQKIYTKITQITKATCSVKATNVGYDELATVNGKLAQVVKIIGDEVTLQIFEGTEGIPTNAEVIFMGKAPSLKVGEQLSGRFFNAYGDPIDGGPVPEGEERPIGGPSVNPVRRKQPSELIATGIAGIDLNNTLVSGQKIPFFADPDQPFNQVMATVALRAKADKIILGGMGMTNDDYLFFKNVFSNAGALDRIISFMNTTEDPAVERLLVPDMALTAAEYFAVEKHEKVLVLLTDMTSYADALSIVSNRMDQIPSKDSMPGSLYSDLAKIYEKAAQFPTGGSITIVAVTTLSGGDITHAVPDNTGYITEGQLFLRRDSDVGKVVVDPFRSLSRLKQLVQGKKTREDHPQVMNAAVRLYSDAANAKTKMENGFDLTDYDERTLSFAKDYSKFILAIDVNLDTEEMLDKTWKLLSTHFKPSEVNMKKELVDKYWH from the coding sequence ATGGCAAAAGCATTTCAGAAAATATACACCAAAATCACCCAGATCACCAAGGCAACCTGCTCGGTGAAGGCAACCAACGTAGGGTATGATGAACTGGCAACGGTGAATGGCAAGCTGGCACAGGTGGTGAAGATCATCGGCGATGAGGTGACCCTCCAGATCTTTGAAGGTACCGAGGGGATCCCCACCAACGCGGAGGTGATCTTCATGGGCAAGGCCCCCTCACTGAAAGTGGGAGAACAACTCTCAGGACGCTTCTTCAACGCCTACGGCGATCCCATCGACGGCGGTCCCGTGCCGGAAGGTGAGGAACGGCCGATCGGGGGCCCATCGGTGAACCCGGTGAGAAGAAAACAGCCCTCCGAGCTGATTGCCACAGGCATCGCCGGCATCGACCTCAACAACACGCTGGTGTCGGGACAGAAGATACCCTTCTTTGCCGACCCGGACCAACCTTTTAACCAGGTGATGGCCACCGTGGCGCTGCGCGCCAAGGCAGACAAGATCATCCTGGGGGGGATGGGGATGACCAACGACGATTACCTCTTCTTCAAGAACGTCTTCAGCAACGCCGGTGCCCTCGACCGTATCATCTCCTTTATGAACACCACCGAAGACCCGGCAGTAGAGCGATTGCTGGTGCCCGACATGGCACTTACCGCCGCCGAGTATTTCGCGGTGGAGAAGCATGAAAAGGTGCTGGTGCTGCTCACCGACATGACCTCCTATGCCGATGCGCTTTCAATCGTCTCCAACCGTATGGACCAGATTCCATCGAAGGATTCGATGCCGGGATCGCTATACTCCGACCTGGCGAAGATTTACGAGAAGGCGGCACAGTTCCCCACCGGAGGATCCATCACCATCGTGGCGGTCACCACCCTCTCGGGAGGCGACATTACCCACGCGGTACCCGACAACACCGGTTACATCACCGAGGGGCAGCTCTTCCTGCGGCGTGACAGCGACGTGGGCAAGGTGGTGGTAGACCCGTTCCGCTCGCTATCGCGACTCAAACAGCTGGTACAAGGTAAGAAGACCCGAGAGGATCATCCGCAGGTGATGAACGCGGCGGTACGTCTCTACTCCGATGCAGCCAACGCCAAAACTAAGATGGAGAACGGTTTCGATCTGACCGATTACGATGAGCGCACCCTTTCATTCGCGAAAGATTACTCCAAATTCATTCTGGCTATCGATGTAAACCTCGACACGGAGGAGATGCTCGACAAGACCTGGAAGCTGCTTTCAACCCACTTCAAACCAAGTGAAGTGAATATGAAGAAGGAATTGGTGGATAAATACTGGCATTGA
- a CDS encoding V-type ATP synthase subunit A encodes MLTKGTVKGIIANLVIVEVDGPVAQNEIAYIDLDGTRLMSEVIKVVGKNVYVQVFESTRGLRVNSRVEFQGHMLEVVLGPGLLERNLDGLENDLDKMEGVFLKRGEYTFPLDEEKEWSFKPLAAPGDKVTGGSWLGEVDENFQPHKIMVPFVMKEEYTLKSIVEEGTFNIHKTIAVVTDQEGREHDITMVQRWPVKIPLTAYREKPRPYKLLETGVRSIDTLNPIVEGGTGFIPGAFGTGKTVLQHAISKQAEADIVIIAACGERANEVVEIFTEFPELIDPHTGRKLMERTIIVANTSNMPVAAREASVYTAMTIGEYYRSMGLKVLLMADSTSRWAQALREMSNRLEELPGPDAFPMDLSAIISNFYGRAGHVTLNNGQEGSITFIGTVSPAGGNLKEPVTENTKKVARCFYALEQDRADKKRYPAINPIESYSKYIEYPEFEEFIAEHISADWTEKVNEAKTRLLRGKEIAEQINILGDDGVPVEYHTTFWKAELIDFIVLQQDAFDEIDSVTPIERQKHILDLVTEICRTEFQFDHFNQVADFFKELINIGKQMNYAEFQSESFNDYHRQMKELVSEKSNG; translated from the coding sequence ATGTTAACAAAAGGAACAGTAAAAGGAATCATTGCCAACCTGGTCATCGTCGAAGTGGACGGACCGGTAGCCCAAAACGAGATCGCCTACATTGATCTCGACGGTACCCGCCTCATGTCGGAGGTGATCAAGGTGGTGGGAAAGAATGTCTATGTGCAAGTGTTCGAGAGCACCCGCGGACTGCGTGTCAACAGCCGGGTGGAGTTTCAGGGACACATGCTGGAGGTGGTGCTCGGACCGGGGTTGCTGGAACGCAACCTGGACGGTTTGGAGAACGACCTCGACAAGATGGAAGGAGTCTTCCTGAAACGTGGTGAGTATACCTTCCCGCTCGACGAGGAGAAAGAGTGGTCGTTCAAACCGCTGGCAGCGCCCGGCGACAAGGTGACCGGCGGATCCTGGCTGGGTGAAGTGGATGAAAACTTCCAGCCGCACAAGATCATGGTTCCTTTCGTGATGAAAGAGGAATACACCCTCAAGAGCATCGTGGAGGAGGGCACCTTTAACATCCATAAAACCATTGCGGTGGTGACCGACCAGGAGGGCCGGGAACATGACATCACCATGGTGCAGCGCTGGCCGGTGAAGATACCCCTCACCGCTTACAGAGAGAAACCACGCCCCTATAAGCTACTGGAGACCGGCGTCCGTTCCATCGACACGCTCAACCCGATCGTAGAGGGGGGTACCGGATTCATTCCGGGAGCTTTCGGCACCGGTAAGACGGTGTTGCAGCATGCCATCTCGAAACAGGCGGAAGCCGATATCGTGATCATCGCCGCCTGTGGTGAGCGCGCCAACGAGGTGGTGGAGATCTTCACCGAGTTCCCCGAATTGATAGACCCCCACACGGGACGCAAGCTGATGGAACGTACCATCATCGTGGCAAACACCTCCAACATGCCGGTGGCTGCGCGAGAGGCTTCGGTCTATACGGCTATGACCATCGGTGAGTACTACCGCTCCATGGGACTCAAGGTGTTGCTGATGGCTGATTCCACTTCACGCTGGGCACAGGCACTGCGCGAGATGAGCAACCGTCTGGAAGAGCTGCCCGGACCTGACGCCTTCCCGATGGACCTCTCGGCCATCATCTCCAACTTCTACGGCCGCGCGGGACATGTCACCCTCAACAACGGTCAGGAGGGATCCATCACCTTTATCGGCACCGTCTCACCGGCAGGGGGTAACCTGAAGGAACCGGTGACAGAAAACACCAAGAAGGTGGCCCGCTGCTTCTATGCCCTGGAGCAGGATCGTGCCGACAAGAAACGCTATCCGGCCATCAACCCTATTGAATCCTACTCTAAGTATATCGAATATCCTGAATTTGAAGAATTTATTGCAGAACATATCTCTGCCGACTGGACAGAGAAGGTGAACGAGGCCAAAACAAGGTTGCTCAGGGGCAAGGAGATTGCCGAACAAATCAACATCCTGGGCGACGACGGCGTGCCGGTGGAATACCACACCACCTTCTGGAAAGCGGAACTGATCGACTTCATCGTGCTCCAGCAGGATGCCTTCGACGAGATTGATTCGGTCACCCCCATCGAGCGGCAGAAGCATATCCTGGACCTGGTGACGGAGATCTGTCGTACCGAGTTCCAGTTCGATCATTTCAACCAGGTGGCCGATTTCTTCAAGGAACTGATCAACATCGGCAAACAGATGAATTATGCCGAGTTCCAGTCGGAGTCGTTCAACGATTATCACAGGCAGATGAAAGAGCTGGTATCCGAGAAAAGCAACGGATAA
- a CDS encoding DUF2764 family protein: MLFTNQYYYFISGLPDFSFDSTKLPYTVETFREMLDEALKPEDSKLLSRYFLRYDNLNLFHILNRKEGDWHREGNFSRDEMEEIIGKVKEGDPIDHELAPPYYETFLRAWLNEEVAGEARTLEDLIASFHMDYGLEARNSLIADWFELNLNIGNILSAIYARKYEIDIHKVVVGNNPLAIIIRENANARDFGIGQELDYFDNVLRLSEENDLFERERKLDKFRWDWLEEHTALDYFNVEYLFAYLCKLEILERWVELNAEEGEKVFRKLIDSLKNGVEMPDDI, translated from the coding sequence ATGCTTTTTACAAACCAGTATTACTATTTCATCTCCGGGCTGCCCGACTTCTCGTTCGACAGCACCAAGCTGCCATACACCGTTGAGACCTTCAGGGAGATGCTCGATGAGGCCCTCAAGCCGGAGGACAGCAAGCTGTTAAGCAGATACTTCCTTCGCTACGACAACCTCAATCTCTTCCACATACTGAACAGAAAGGAGGGTGACTGGCACCGTGAAGGGAACTTCTCACGAGACGAGATGGAAGAGATCATCGGGAAGGTGAAAGAGGGAGATCCCATTGATCACGAGCTGGCACCGCCCTACTATGAAACATTCCTCAGGGCATGGCTCAATGAGGAGGTAGCAGGAGAGGCGCGCACACTGGAAGACCTTATTGCTTCATTCCATATGGACTACGGGTTGGAAGCCCGTAACAGCCTAATTGCTGACTGGTTTGAACTGAACCTCAACATTGGCAACATCCTCTCGGCCATCTATGCCCGCAAGTATGAGATCGACATCCATAAGGTCGTCGTGGGAAATAATCCGCTGGCAATCATCATCAGGGAAAATGCCAACGCCCGTGATTTCGGTATCGGTCAAGAGTTGGACTACTTTGACAACGTCCTGCGGCTTTCTGAGGAGAACGATCTCTTCGAGCGGGAACGCAAGCTAGATAAGTTCCGCTGGGACTGGCTTGAAGAACACACTGCGCTCGACTATTTCAATGTCGAGTATCTCTTTGCCTACCTCTGTAAGCTGGAGATTCTGGAGCGATGGGTGGAACTGAACGCCGAAGAGGGAGAAAAGGTATTCCGCAAGTTGATCGACAGCCTGAAAAACGGGGTGGAGATGCCGGATGATATCTGA
- a CDS encoding MATE family efflux transporter — MDRKIFRLALPNIITNITVPLLGMIDMAVAGRLGSAVYIGAIALGANVFNMIYWNFGFLRMSSSGFASQAYGARDLAEVMHVLIRTLLIGLGIGSVIVLLQYPLGRFAFGLIKSGPETVHHVESYFRIVVWGAPAVLGMYAFKGWFIGMQNARIPMFIAIFNNVLNILLSVFFVFVLGMKIEGIALGTLLSQLISFLVAAGFWWRYYRRLRVYVRKEHLWERGTIRLYFRVNADVFVRTFLLTLVTTFFTFASSGMGETILAVNALLMQFFMLFSYFMDGFAYAGEALTGRFVGAGNKYALKQMLRRIFFWGGVVSITAMVVYTLFPEQILQILTNDRSIIEGAGDYLFWTLLIPLTGFAAFLWDGIYIGATASAQMRNAMILSSLLFFAIYFLMTPLWGNNGLWLAFILYLLSRGLTQTLWAKRALKL, encoded by the coding sequence ATGGACAGGAAAATATTCAGACTGGCACTACCCAACATCATCACCAATATCACCGTACCCCTGCTGGGGATGATTGACATGGCGGTGGCCGGACGGCTGGGGTCGGCTGTTTACATTGGTGCAATAGCGCTGGGAGCCAATGTCTTCAATATGATCTACTGGAATTTTGGGTTCCTGCGGATGAGCTCCAGCGGTTTCGCCTCCCAGGCGTATGGCGCCCGTGATCTGGCGGAGGTGATGCACGTGCTGATCCGCACACTGCTCATCGGCCTGGGCATCGGTAGCGTGATCGTGCTGCTGCAATACCCTTTGGGTAGATTTGCATTTGGTCTGATAAAGTCGGGACCGGAAACGGTACATCATGTAGAGAGTTATTTCCGTATCGTGGTGTGGGGCGCACCGGCAGTGCTGGGGATGTATGCCTTTAAAGGATGGTTCATCGGAATGCAGAATGCCCGCATCCCCATGTTCATCGCCATCTTCAACAATGTGCTAAACATCTTGCTGAGTGTTTTCTTTGTCTTCGTGCTGGGGATGAAGATTGAAGGGATTGCCCTGGGTACGCTGCTCTCGCAGCTCATCTCCTTTCTCGTGGCGGCAGGTTTCTGGTGGCGCTACTACCGACGGCTCCGTGTTTATGTGAGGAAGGAGCATCTATGGGAGAGGGGTACCATCAGGCTCTATTTCCGGGTGAATGCTGATGTGTTCGTTCGTACTTTCCTGCTCACCCTGGTCACCACCTTCTTTACCTTTGCCTCCTCGGGTATGGGAGAGACCATCTTGGCGGTCAACGCGTTGCTGATGCAGTTCTTCATGCTTTTCTCCTATTTCATGGATGGCTTTGCTTATGCGGGAGAGGCACTTACCGGCCGCTTCGTGGGAGCGGGAAACAAATATGCACTGAAGCAGATGCTGCGTCGCATCTTTTTCTGGGGTGGGGTGGTGAGCATCACCGCGATGGTAGTCTATACCCTCTTCCCGGAACAGATCCTGCAGATTCTGACCAATGACCGGTCTATCATAGAGGGGGCTGGCGATTATCTCTTCTGGACGCTGTTGATCCCGCTTACCGGCTTCGCTGCCTTCCTGTGGGACGGAATTTACATTGGTGCAACCGCTTCCGCACAGATGCGCAACGCGATGATACTCTCCTCACTCCTGTTTTTTGCCATTTATTTCCTGATGACACCGCTCTGGGGAAACAACGGGCTCTGGCTGGCTTTCATCCTCTACCTCCTTTCACGCGGTCTTACGCAAACCTTATGGGCCAAGAGGGCGTTAAAATTGTAA
- a CDS encoding TolC family protein: MYKRYPIGLIIFFLLMPSITLAQEVMNLQECLQTGLEKNYDLQIVRNEEQISHNNVTLGNAGFLPSVTLNSGYNLRNNNSDQYPVGEDVAQQQRNASTGTLDAGVNLNWTLFEGFSVQTNYKRLQELKTMGELNTRLAVENFIANLTAEYYNYVQQQIRLGNLKYAVALSKERLRIVEARYQVGSLSRLDLQQARVYFNADSSLLIQQYEILHSSRIRLNEMMGGDVNQSFSAVDTTINCNGLLQKEELMTDALQHNTLLLLAEKNKTLSELELKNRQSQNYPYLRLNTGYGFTHYNYNSGTLDRQRNWGPTVGVTLGYTLFDGFNRRREQKNAGISVENRQLALEQSRLALESDFANMWMAYQNNIELTQLEMESLENARLNYEIAMERYRIGDLSGLELREAQNSLLEAEQRLLTAQYNTKLYEISLLQISGRVDEYLTP; encoded by the coding sequence ATGTATAAACGATATCCCATTGGCCTGATCATTTTTTTTCTGTTGATGCCATCGATCACCTTGGCACAAGAGGTGATGAACCTGCAGGAATGCCTTCAAACAGGATTGGAAAAGAATTATGATCTGCAGATAGTGCGCAACGAAGAGCAGATCTCCCACAACAACGTCACGTTGGGCAACGCCGGATTCCTGCCCTCGGTAACCCTCAACTCAGGGTACAACCTGCGCAACAACAACAGTGATCAATACCCTGTCGGCGAAGATGTTGCTCAACAACAGCGCAATGCCTCCACAGGCACCCTCGATGCGGGAGTGAATCTCAATTGGACGCTTTTTGAAGGATTCTCTGTTCAGACAAACTACAAACGTTTGCAGGAACTGAAGACGATGGGAGAACTCAACACCCGGCTGGCAGTGGAGAACTTCATCGCCAACCTCACGGCTGAATATTACAATTATGTGCAACAGCAGATCAGACTGGGAAACCTCAAATATGCGGTGGCCCTCTCCAAGGAAAGGCTCCGCATCGTAGAGGCGCGTTACCAGGTGGGTTCACTCTCCCGTCTCGATCTGCAACAGGCTAGAGTATATTTCAATGCCGACAGCTCCCTGCTCATTCAACAGTACGAGATTCTGCACAGCTCCCGCATACGACTCAACGAGATGATGGGTGGCGATGTGAATCAATCTTTTTCAGCTGTCGACACCACAATCAACTGTAACGGACTTCTGCAAAAAGAAGAACTCATGACAGATGCATTGCAGCACAACACCCTGCTGTTGCTGGCTGAAAAGAATAAAACACTCAGCGAGCTGGAACTAAAAAACCGGCAGAGTCAAAATTATCCCTACCTGCGGCTCAATACCGGTTACGGGTTTACCCACTACAACTACAACAGCGGCACCCTCGACCGACAACGCAACTGGGGCCCCACAGTGGGGGTAACGCTTGGTTACACACTCTTTGATGGTTTCAATCGCCGAAGGGAACAGAAAAATGCGGGGATCTCGGTTGAAAACCGCCAGTTGGCGCTGGAACAAAGCAGGTTGGCATTGGAGAGCGATTTCGCCAACATGTGGATGGCCTATCAGAACAACATTGAGCTGACGCAACTGGAGATGGAGAGCCTGGAGAATGCGAGGTTGAATTATGAGATTGCCATGGAACGTTACCGCATTGGAGACCTCTCGGGTCTGGAGTTGAGGGAAGCACAAAACAGCCTGCTGGAAGCAGAGCAGCGGTTGCTGACAGCACAATACAATACCAAGCTCTACGAGATATCCCTGCTGCAGATCAGCGGCAGAGTAGACGAATATCTCACCCCGTAG